One window of Nocardia sp. NBC_00508 genomic DNA carries:
- a CDS encoding WhiB family transcriptional regulator: MHMTTPIARLDVEQAEARIAWVAQARCKEVDPDQLFVRGAAQRKAATICRHCPVLMQCGADALDNRVEFGVWGGMTERQRRALLKQHPEVTSWADFFQAQRQHQVAM; this comes from the coding sequence ATGCACATGACAACCCCCATCGCTCGATTGGACGTGGAGCAGGCCGAAGCAAGGATCGCCTGGGTAGCCCAGGCCCGATGCAAGGAAGTGGATCCCGATCAGTTGTTCGTCCGCGGCGCGGCGCAGCGCAAAGCCGCGACGATCTGCCGGCACTGTCCCGTGCTCATGCAGTGTGGTGCCGATGCTCTCGACAACCGCGTCGAGTTCGGTGTGTGGGGCGGCATGACGGAACGCCAGCGCCGCGCCCTCTTGAAGCAACACCCGGAAGTGACCTCATGGGCCGACTTCTTCCAGGCCCAGCGCCAGCATCAGGTGGCGATGTAG
- a CDS encoding NUDIX hydrolase, producing MTFEVSQDIPKWLTRSAEPVADTADTLTKARALRRALTLTSTPRQAAVLVLFGGSPEADPDAPGGLPADAEVLLTQRASTMRQHRGQVAFPGGEVDPGDSGPVDTALREACEETGLERSGVEPFAMLPTLFVPPSRFDVTPVIAYWRTPGEVRVVNESETERVVRVPLAQLLDPANRFVVRSSLGYQSPAFQVDGMLVWGLTGGILAGISKASGWDREWNHEDVRDLETALAAVGMTL from the coding sequence ATGACCTTCGAGGTATCGCAAGACATTCCGAAATGGCTGACCAGATCGGCCGAACCGGTGGCCGACACCGCCGACACGTTGACGAAGGCGCGCGCCCTGCGTCGGGCCTTGACGTTGACCTCGACGCCACGCCAGGCCGCGGTGCTCGTCCTGTTCGGCGGCTCCCCGGAGGCGGACCCGGACGCGCCCGGCGGGCTGCCCGCCGACGCGGAAGTGCTGCTCACCCAGCGCGCCTCCACCATGCGGCAGCACCGCGGTCAGGTCGCGTTTCCAGGCGGCGAGGTGGACCCCGGTGATTCCGGGCCGGTCGACACGGCACTGCGGGAGGCGTGCGAGGAAACCGGTCTCGAACGCTCGGGCGTGGAACCGTTCGCCATGCTGCCGACACTCTTCGTGCCGCCGTCCCGGTTCGACGTCACGCCGGTCATCGCGTATTGGCGCACGCCGGGCGAGGTCCGTGTGGTGAACGAGAGCGAGACCGAGCGGGTCGTGCGCGTTCCACTCGCCCAGCTGCTCGATCCGGCGAACCGCTTCGTGGTCCGCAGCAGCCTCGGCTACCAGAGCCCGGCGTTCCAGGTGGACGGCATGCTGGTCTGGGGCTTGACCGGCGGCATCCTCGCCGGGATCAGCAAAGCCTCCGGCTGGGATCGCGAGTGGAACCACGAGGACGTTCGTGATCTGGAGACCGCACTCGCCGCCGTGGGGATGACCTTATGA
- a CDS encoding DUF4177 domain-containing protein yields the protein MSDLTLWEYATVPLLTHATKQILDQWGADGWELVNVLPGPTGEQHVAYLKRPKQ from the coding sequence ATGAGTGATTTGACCCTGTGGGAGTACGCGACCGTGCCATTGCTGACGCACGCGACGAAGCAGATCCTCGATCAGTGGGGAGCCGACGGCTGGGAGTTGGTCAACGTGCTGCCCGGCCCGACCGGTGAACAGCACGTCGCCTACCTCAAGCGGCCGAAGCAGTAA
- a CDS encoding metallophosphoesterase, giving the protein MPVISTSAVRTTALGAAGAAVAGIGYASLVERNAFVLREATMPVLAPGSSSLRVLHLSDLHMMPGQKLKQQWLRELDRLEPDLVINTGDNLSHQKSVPAVVQALGGLLSRPGLFVFGSNDYFAPVAKNPLKYFKKNHRRTFGAPLPWKDLRAAFTERGWLDLTHVRRDLEVAGIRIATAGVDDPHLQRDRYDTIAGAPNPLADLRIGLTHSPEPRVLDRFAEDGYDLVLAGHTHGGQLCLPGYGALVTNCGIDRSRVKGPSKWGEHTQLHVSAGVGTSPWAPYRFCCRPEATLLTLVVAPPKRPGADAGQDVSTSEAVAR; this is encoded by the coding sequence ATGCCCGTGATCTCGACCTCTGCTGTACGCACGACCGCTCTGGGAGCCGCCGGGGCCGCGGTTGCCGGAATCGGCTACGCCTCGCTGGTGGAACGCAATGCCTTCGTGCTACGCGAGGCCACCATGCCAGTGCTGGCGCCTGGGTCGTCGTCGCTGCGGGTACTTCACCTCAGTGATCTGCACATGATGCCGGGTCAGAAGCTCAAGCAGCAGTGGTTGCGGGAGCTGGACCGGCTGGAGCCCGATCTGGTGATCAACACCGGCGACAACCTCTCGCACCAGAAGTCGGTGCCCGCGGTGGTACAGGCCCTCGGCGGATTGCTCTCCCGCCCGGGCCTTTTCGTTTTCGGCAGCAACGACTACTTCGCGCCGGTGGCGAAGAATCCGCTGAAGTACTTCAAGAAGAACCATCGCCGCACCTTCGGCGCGCCGCTGCCCTGGAAGGATCTGCGCGCGGCCTTCACCGAGCGTGGCTGGCTCGACCTGACGCACGTGCGCCGCGACCTCGAGGTGGCGGGTATCCGGATCGCCACCGCCGGTGTGGACGACCCGCATCTGCAGCGCGACCGCTACGACACCATCGCCGGCGCTCCCAACCCGCTGGCCGACCTGCGGATCGGTCTCACCCACTCGCCCGAGCCGCGGGTGCTGGACCGCTTCGCCGAGGACGGATACGACCTGGTGCTGGCCGGACACACCCACGGCGGCCAGCTGTGCCTGCCCGGCTACGGCGCGCTGGTCACCAACTGCGGTATCGACCGGTCCCGGGTGAAGGGTCCGTCGAAGTGGGGCGAGCACACCCAACTGCACGTCTCCGCGGGCGTCGGCACCTCGCCGTGGGCGCCGTACCGATTCTGCTGCCGCCCCGAAGCAACCCTGCTGACGCTGGTCGTCGCGCCGCCGAAACGGCCGGGGGCGGACGCGGGACAGGATGTGTCGACGTCGGAGGCCGTCGCCCGCTAA
- a CDS encoding ArsA family ATPase, with product MSTPTHPVATPLDISRIIADPSARVVVCCGSGGVGKTTTAAAIALRAAEQGRKVVVLTIDPARRLAQSLGVADLDNTPQRVALGPEAKGELHAMMLNMRRTFDDMVLEHTSPDKAEQIFANPFYQTVASSFGGTQEYMAMEKLGQLAHQGEWDLIVVDTPPSRNALDFLDAPKRLGNFLNGRMIRVIMAPGRGVTRLVTGAMSLAVRGVSTIVGGQMLKDASNFLQSLESLFGGFQERADRTYAMLSKPGTHFLVVAAPEPDALREASFFVDRLSTERMPLAGLVLNRTHPVLSSLSADHALTAADQLEQEDPLTAAVLRVHARRVATDKREQHLLYRFTGAHPRVSIVSVTALPFEVSDLDALRAVGNQLARTAQAIA from the coding sequence ATGAGTACGCCGACGCATCCCGTGGCTACCCCCCTGGATATCTCGCGGATCATCGCCGATCCCTCCGCCCGCGTCGTGGTCTGCTGCGGCTCCGGCGGCGTCGGCAAGACGACCACCGCCGCCGCCATCGCGCTGCGCGCCGCCGAGCAGGGACGCAAGGTCGTCGTGCTCACCATCGACCCCGCGCGCAGGCTGGCCCAGTCACTCGGTGTCGCCGACCTCGACAACACCCCGCAGCGGGTGGCGCTCGGCCCCGAGGCAAAGGGCGAGCTGCACGCGATGATGCTCAACATGCGTCGCACGTTCGACGACATGGTGCTCGAACACACCAGCCCGGATAAAGCGGAGCAGATCTTCGCCAACCCCTTCTATCAGACCGTCGCCTCCTCGTTCGGCGGCACGCAGGAATACATGGCGATGGAAAAGCTGGGCCAGCTGGCTCACCAGGGTGAGTGGGACCTGATCGTGGTCGACACCCCGCCCTCGCGAAACGCTCTCGACTTCCTGGACGCGCCCAAGCGGCTGGGCAATTTCCTCAACGGCCGCATGATCCGGGTGATCATGGCGCCGGGTCGCGGCGTCACCCGGTTGGTGACCGGCGCGATGAGCCTGGCGGTACGCGGCGTGTCCACCATCGTCGGCGGGCAGATGCTCAAGGACGCGTCGAACTTCCTGCAGTCCCTGGAGTCGTTGTTCGGTGGCTTCCAGGAGCGGGCCGACCGCACCTACGCGATGTTGTCCAAGCCCGGCACGCACTTTCTCGTGGTGGCGGCGCCGGAGCCGGACGCGCTGCGGGAGGCCTCGTTCTTCGTCGATCGGCTCTCCACCGAGCGCATGCCGCTGGCGGGGCTGGTGCTGAACCGCACGCATCCGGTGCTCAGCTCGCTGTCGGCCGATCACGCGCTCACCGCCGCCGACCAGCTCGAGCAGGAAGATCCGCTCACCGCGGCGGTGTTGCGCGTGCACGCCCGCCGCGTTGCCACCGACAAGCGGGAACAGCATCTGCTCTATCGCTTCACCGGCGCGCATCCGCGCGTATCGATTGTCTCGGTCACGGCGCTGCCGTTCGAAGTGTCCGATCTCGACGCGTTGCGCGCTGTGGGCAACCAACTCGCCCGAACAGCGCAGGCGATCGCGTGA
- a CDS encoding MBL fold metallo-hydrolase, translating to MTLTHPAYGQLRQVTETAAVLLADNPGQMTLEGTNTWILRVPGRSDCVVVDPGPEDETHSAAIAEATGGEIALTLITHRHRDHTGGIDRLTELTGTPVRAKDSSFLRGSAAPLADGEVIEVAGLRLTVLDTPGHTADSVSFVLDDAVLTGDTILGAGTTVLDSSDGTLADYLSSLDRLVEAGRGKALLPAHGPDHRDLEPVARYYIAHRHERLEQVREAVRELGQDADAMAVVRRVYTDVDERLWLAARSSVQAQLDYLRVQG from the coding sequence ATGACGTTGACACACCCCGCCTACGGGCAGCTCCGGCAGGTCACCGAGACGGCGGCGGTGCTGCTCGCCGACAATCCGGGGCAGATGACCCTGGAGGGAACCAACACCTGGATTCTGCGGGTGCCGGGACGGTCGGACTGTGTGGTGGTCGACCCGGGGCCAGAGGACGAGACGCACAGCGCCGCGATCGCCGAGGCCACCGGGGGTGAGATCGCTCTCACCCTGATCACGCACCGCCATCGCGACCACACGGGCGGCATCGATCGGCTGACCGAACTGACCGGAACGCCCGTGCGAGCCAAGGATTCCAGCTTTCTGCGCGGCTCGGCCGCGCCGCTGGCCGACGGCGAGGTGATCGAGGTCGCCGGTCTGCGGCTCACCGTGCTGGACACGCCGGGACACACCGCGGACTCGGTGAGTTTCGTCCTCGACGACGCGGTGCTGACCGGGGACACCATTCTCGGCGCGGGCACCACCGTGCTGGATTCCAGCGATGGCACGCTGGCCGACTACCTGTCGTCGCTGGACCGGCTGGTAGAGGCGGGCAGGGGTAAGGCGTTGCTGCCCGCGCACGGCCCGGATCACCGGGACCTGGAGCCGGTGGCGCGCTACTACATCGCGCATCGGCACGAGCGCCTCGAGCAGGTGCGCGAGGCGGTGCGGGAACTCGGTCAGGACGCGGACGCCATGGCGGTGGTGCGGCGGGTGTACACCGACGTGGACGAGCGGTTGTGGCTTGCCGCGCGCAGCTCGGTGCAGGCGCAGCTGGACTATCTGCGGGTGCAGGGCTAG
- the nth gene encoding endonuclease III, which produces MVRRARRMNRELAVAFPDAHCELDFTTPLELAVATILSAQCTDERVNLTTPAVFARYPDARAYAEANRAELEEYLRPTGFFRNKAAALIGLGQALLEHYDGELPHTLTELVRLPGIGRKTANVILGNAFGVPGITVDTHFGRLVRRWAWTDEEDPVKVEHIVGALIERKEWTMLSHRVIFHGRRVCHARKPACGACILAKDCPSFGAGPADPEAAAKLVKGPEREHLLELVGR; this is translated from the coding sequence CTGGTCCGAAGGGCGCGCCGGATGAACCGGGAACTGGCCGTCGCGTTCCCCGATGCGCACTGCGAGCTCGATTTCACCACGCCGCTCGAATTGGCGGTCGCGACAATACTTTCGGCACAGTGCACCGACGAGCGCGTGAATCTCACCACGCCCGCTGTGTTCGCTCGCTACCCGGATGCCCGCGCTTATGCCGAGGCGAACCGCGCGGAGCTGGAGGAATACCTCCGGCCGACCGGGTTCTTCCGGAACAAGGCCGCCGCGCTGATCGGCCTCGGGCAGGCGTTGCTGGAGCATTACGACGGTGAATTGCCTCACACGCTGACCGAGCTCGTCCGGTTGCCCGGCATCGGGCGCAAGACCGCCAACGTGATCCTCGGTAACGCGTTCGGCGTCCCCGGCATCACCGTCGACACCCACTTCGGCCGTCTGGTCCGCCGCTGGGCATGGACCGACGAGGAAGATCCGGTGAAGGTCGAACACATCGTCGGCGCGCTGATCGAGCGCAAGGAATGGACGATGCTCTCGCACCGGGTGATCTTCCACGGCCGCCGCGTCTGCCATGCCCGCAAGCCGGCGTGCGGGGCGTGCATCCTGGCCAAAGACTGTCCATCCTTCGGGGCCGGGCCGGCCGATCCGGAGGCCGCGGCCAAGCTGGTGAAGGGGCCCGAGCGGGAGCATCTGCTCGAGCTGGTGGGCCGGTGA
- a CDS encoding RidA family protein has protein sequence MTQWEKNLAELGFTLPPVVPPVAAYIPAIRTGSLVYTSGQLPFVDGRLSAVGKVGAEVSVEEAKDAARLCALNALAAVHDLVGLDAVVRIVKVVGFVASAPGFGDQPVVINGASEFLGQVFGDAGKHARSAVGVSELPKNTPVEVELIAEVR, from the coding sequence GTGACCCAATGGGAGAAGAACCTCGCCGAGCTCGGATTCACCCTGCCTCCGGTCGTGCCCCCGGTCGCGGCCTACATTCCCGCGATCCGCACCGGGTCGCTGGTCTACACCTCCGGCCAGTTGCCTTTCGTGGACGGTCGCTTGTCCGCGGTCGGCAAGGTCGGTGCCGAGGTTTCGGTCGAGGAGGCCAAGGACGCCGCCCGGCTGTGCGCGCTGAACGCGCTGGCAGCGGTGCACGATCTGGTCGGGCTGGATGCGGTGGTGCGCATCGTGAAGGTCGTCGGATTCGTCGCCTCCGCACCCGGATTCGGCGACCAGCCGGTGGTGATCAACGGCGCGTCGGAGTTTCTCGGTCAGGTTTTCGGTGACGCGGGCAAGCACGCGCGCTCCGCGGTCGGCGTCAGCGAGCTACCCAAGAACACCCCGGTCGAGGTCGAACTGATCGCCGAGGTGCGTTAG
- a CDS encoding Crp/Fnr family transcriptional regulator has translation MDEALARAGIFQGVEPTAVAALAKQLQPVDFPRGHVIFNEGEPGDRLYIITSGKVKIGRRSPDGRENLLTIMGPSDMFGELSIFDPGPRTSTATTVTEVRAVTMDRDALKAWIDQRPEIAEQLLRVLARRLRRTNNNLADLIFTDVPGRVAKALLQLAQRFGTQEAGALRVTHDLTQEEIAQLVGASRETVNKALADFAHRGWLRLEGKSVLISDSERLARRAR, from the coding sequence GTGGACGAGGCCCTCGCCAGAGCAGGCATCTTCCAGGGCGTCGAGCCCACTGCGGTGGCCGCCCTCGCCAAGCAACTTCAGCCGGTGGATTTTCCGCGCGGCCACGTCATCTTCAACGAGGGTGAGCCGGGCGACCGGCTGTACATCATCACATCCGGCAAGGTGAAGATCGGCCGTCGTTCGCCCGATGGCCGCGAGAACTTGCTGACCATCATGGGCCCGTCCGACATGTTCGGCGAGCTGTCGATCTTCGACCCGGGCCCGCGTACCTCCACCGCCACCACGGTGACCGAGGTGCGCGCGGTGACGATGGACCGTGACGCCCTCAAGGCCTGGATCGACCAGCGGCCCGAGATCGCCGAGCAGTTACTTCGCGTTCTGGCCCGCCGCCTGCGCCGGACCAACAACAACCTGGCCGACCTGATCTTCACCGACGTTCCCGGCCGGGTGGCCAAGGCCCTGTTGCAGCTCGCGCAGCGGTTCGGCACCCAGGAGGCGGGCGCTCTGCGGGTCACCCACGACCTGACCCAGGAGGAGATCGCCCAGCTGGTCGGCGCCTCCCGCGAGACGGTCAACAAGGCGCTCGCCGACTTCGCGCATCGCGGCTGGCTGCGGCTGGAGGGCAAGAGCGTGCTCATCTCCGACTCCGAGCGGCTCGCCCGCCGCGCACGGTAA
- a CDS encoding penicillin-binding protein, producing the protein MPITHTLARLAGSCVLAAVLVAGLLFPLAGGFGFVSNRAADAVDNVSAELVEGTVPAVSTMVDAAGNPIAWLYEQRRFEVPSDRISNDMKLAIVSIEDRRFAEHEGVDWQGTLRAFLTNTTSGEVQQGASTLDQQYVKNFQLLVVAKTDAERRAAIETTPARKIREIRMALTLDRELTKDEILTRYLNLVPFGNSSYGVQDAAKTYFGVDAAELNVSQAAMLAGMVQSSSKLNPYTNPDLVLARRNTVLDTMIQNIPSRADEFREAKTKPLGVLPEPKGLPRGCIAANDRGFFCDYALQYLANAGISREQIDKGGYLIRTTLDPAVQDSVKRAVTDAANPNLDNIAEVMSVVAPGQDSHPVVAMASSRTYGLNRDGNETVQPQPYSMVGDGAGSIFKIFTTAAAMEKGLGISAELDVPGRFEARGMGNGGARGCPPATYCVENAGRYKSPMSVTEALATSPNTAFVKLIQAVGVTPTVDMAIRLGMRSFTESGSSGHGNQSLADMIKGQNLGSFTLGPVALNPLELSNVAATLGSGGRWCPPNPIKEVIDRQGKQVPLTQQACEQVVEPGLANTLANAMSKDDTAGTATAAAQSVQWNHPMSGKTGTTESHRSSAFLGFTNSLAAAAYVYGDSPTPGEICSFPLRNCGDGNLFGGNEPARTWFNAIKPVIPLFPPPALPPLDDKYVRGANNAQVPDVVGKTQAEATAALVAAGFQVSPVTGAGDRPKGTVMGTAPNGSAIPGSVITLYISDGTVRAAPPPGPPPPPPGAPGLPPLPRLPPIPIPIPIPR; encoded by the coding sequence GTGCCGATCACACATACGCTCGCGCGGCTGGCCGGCAGTTGCGTGCTGGCCGCCGTGCTCGTCGCCGGGTTGTTGTTCCCGCTCGCCGGCGGCTTCGGGTTCGTTTCCAATCGCGCCGCCGACGCCGTCGACAACGTCTCCGCGGAGCTGGTCGAGGGGACGGTGCCCGCGGTCTCGACCATGGTCGACGCGGCGGGCAATCCGATCGCCTGGCTGTACGAGCAACGCCGCTTCGAGGTACCCAGCGACCGGATCTCCAACGACATGAAGCTGGCGATCGTGTCCATCGAGGACCGTCGCTTCGCCGAGCACGAGGGTGTCGACTGGCAGGGCACGCTGCGCGCGTTCCTGACCAACACCACCAGCGGCGAGGTGCAGCAGGGCGCGTCGACGCTGGATCAGCAGTATGTGAAGAACTTCCAACTGCTGGTGGTCGCCAAGACCGACGCCGAGCGGCGCGCCGCCATCGAGACCACCCCCGCGCGCAAGATCCGGGAGATCCGGATGGCGCTCACCCTGGACCGCGAGCTGACCAAGGACGAGATCCTCACCCGATATCTGAACCTCGTCCCGTTCGGTAACTCCTCCTACGGCGTGCAGGACGCCGCGAAGACCTACTTCGGCGTCGACGCGGCCGAACTGAACGTGTCGCAGGCCGCGATGCTGGCGGGCATGGTGCAGAGCTCGTCGAAACTGAACCCGTACACCAACCCCGACCTCGTGCTGGCCCGGCGCAACACGGTGCTGGACACCATGATCCAGAACATCCCCAGCCGCGCCGACGAGTTCCGCGAGGCCAAGACCAAACCGCTGGGCGTGCTGCCGGAACCCAAGGGTCTGCCGCGCGGCTGCATCGCGGCCAACGATCGCGGCTTCTTCTGTGACTACGCGCTGCAGTACCTGGCCAACGCGGGCATCAGCCGCGAGCAGATCGACAAGGGCGGCTACCTGATCAGGACCACCCTCGATCCGGCCGTGCAGGACTCGGTCAAGCGGGCGGTCACGGACGCGGCCAACCCGAACCTCGACAACATCGCCGAGGTCATGTCGGTAGTCGCGCCGGGACAGGACTCGCATCCGGTGGTCGCGATGGCGAGCAGCCGCACCTACGGGCTGAACCGGGACGGGAACGAGACTGTGCAGCCGCAGCCGTACTCGATGGTCGGCGACGGCGCCGGCTCGATCTTCAAGATCTTCACGACCGCCGCGGCCATGGAGAAGGGCCTCGGCATCAGCGCCGAGCTCGACGTGCCGGGCCGTTTCGAGGCCAGGGGCATGGGTAACGGCGGTGCGCGCGGCTGCCCGCCCGCCACCTACTGCGTCGAGAACGCGGGCAGGTACAAGTCGCCGATGTCGGTGACCGAAGCGCTGGCCACGTCGCCGAACACCGCGTTCGTCAAGCTGATCCAGGCCGTCGGCGTCACCCCGACGGTCGACATGGCGATCCGGCTCGGCATGCGCTCGTTCACCGAATCGGGCTCCTCCGGTCACGGCAACCAGAGCTTGGCCGACATGATCAAGGGCCAGAACCTGGGCTCGTTCACCCTGGGCCCGGTCGCGCTCAACCCGCTCGAGCTGTCCAACGTGGCCGCGACGCTGGGTTCCGGCGGCCGGTGGTGCCCGCCGAACCCGATCAAGGAGGTCATCGACCGCCAGGGCAAGCAGGTGCCGCTGACCCAGCAGGCATGCGAGCAGGTCGTCGAGCCGGGCTTGGCGAATACCCTCGCAAACGCGATGAGCAAGGACGACACGGCGGGCACCGCGACGGCCGCGGCCCAGTCGGTGCAATGGAACCACCCGATGTCCGGCAAGACCGGCACCACCGAGAGCCATCGCTCCTCGGCGTTCCTCGGCTTCACCAACTCGCTGGCCGCCGCGGCCTACGTCTACGGCGACAGCCCGACACCGGGCGAGATCTGCTCGTTCCCGCTGCGCAACTGCGGCGACGGCAACCTGTTCGGCGGTAACGAACCGGCGCGCACCTGGTTCAACGCGATCAAACCGGTGATCCCGCTGTTCCCGCCGCCCGCGCTGCCACCGCTGGACGACAAGTACGTGCGCGGCGCCAACAACGCCCAGGTGCCCGACGTCGTCGGCAAGACGCAGGCCGAGGCCACCGCCGCGCTGGTCGCCGCGGGCTTCCAGGTGTCGCCGGTGACCGGCGCCGGTGACCGGCCCAAGGGCACCGTGATGGGAACCGCGCCGAACGGCTCGGCCATTCCCGGCTCGGTGATCACGCTCTACATCAGTGACGGCACCGTACGGGCCGCGCCACCTCCGGGTCCGCCGCCACCGCCGCCGGGAGCGCCGGGGCTGCCGCCACTGCCGCGCCTGCCACCGATCCCGATCCCCATCCCGATCCCGCGCTGA
- a CDS encoding GatB/YqeY domain-containing protein, which yields MSELKSQLRADLTAAMKAKDTLRLSTVRMLLSAIQTAEVAGTEARELTDAEVIAVLQKESKKRNESAEVYTQAGRGELAANEHAEARIIDEYLPTQLTDAEVADLADTAIAQVAEDIGERPGMRQMGQVMKIATGLAAGKADGSRISAAVKARL from the coding sequence ATGTCGGAACTCAAATCGCAGCTGCGCGCGGACCTGACCGCCGCGATGAAAGCCAAGGACACGCTGCGCCTTTCCACGGTGCGGATGCTGCTGTCGGCGATCCAGACCGCCGAGGTCGCCGGCACCGAGGCGCGTGAGCTCACCGACGCCGAGGTCATCGCCGTGCTGCAGAAGGAGTCGAAGAAGCGCAACGAATCGGCCGAGGTCTACACGCAGGCCGGGCGCGGCGAGCTGGCCGCGAACGAGCACGCCGAGGCACGCATCATCGACGAGTATCTGCCGACCCAGTTGACCGATGCCGAGGTCGCCGACCTCGCCGACACCGCCATCGCGCAGGTCGCCGAGGACATCGGCGAGCGGCCCGGCATGCGCCAGATGGGACAGGTCATGAAGATCGCCACCGGGCTCGCGGCGGGCAAGGCCGACGGCTCGCGCATCTCGGCCGCGGTGAAGGCGCGGCTGTAG
- a CDS encoding TlpA family protein disulfide reductase, giving the protein MSSEPSGGEVAGHAWRWALAGLIAVVALAVAVWPRGDHAETPTPPPVTSGVSSELRAAAGPADCPATATTGNGPLAGIALTCLADGRQVDLTAALAGKPALLNLWAYWCAPCAQELPYLQQYAQRAGNAITVLTVHSDPDEAKALARLTGLNVKLPGVLDADARVRAAVGAPAVLPVSVLVRADGSVADVVVRAFAGVDDIADTVAAELGVAA; this is encoded by the coding sequence GTGAGTTCAGAGCCCTCGGGCGGAGAAGTTGCGGGGCATGCGTGGCGTTGGGCACTTGCCGGTCTGATCGCGGTGGTAGCGCTGGCCGTCGCAGTGTGGCCGCGCGGTGACCATGCCGAGACGCCCACGCCACCGCCGGTTACTTCCGGTGTCTCCAGCGAACTGCGCGCCGCGGCCGGTCCGGCCGACTGCCCGGCTACCGCCACCACGGGGAACGGTCCGCTGGCCGGGATAGCGTTGACCTGCCTGGCAGACGGCAGGCAGGTCGACTTGACCGCCGCGCTGGCGGGCAAGCCCGCCCTGCTGAACCTGTGGGCCTACTGGTGCGCACCATGCGCCCAGGAGTTGCCGTATTTGCAGCAATACGCACAACGAGCTGGGAACGCGATTACCGTGCTGACCGTGCACAGCGACCCTGATGAAGCCAAGGCACTGGCCAGGCTGACCGGACTGAACGTGAAGTTGCCCGGCGTGCTCGACGCGGACGCGCGGGTGCGCGCGGCCGTCGGCGCCCCGGCGGTGTTACCGGTCTCGGTGCTGGTGCGGGCCGACGGCTCGGTCGCCGACGTGGTCGTGCGGGCCTTCGCGGGGGTCGATGACATCGCCGACACCGTCGCGGCCGAGCTCGGGGTGGCCGCATGA
- a CDS encoding ArsA-related P-loop ATPase — MPLSAETGLDTRWPKRAEQARLHYVSGKGGTGKSTVAAALALALAAGGRRVLLVEVESRQSIAQLFDLPPLPPTETRIATADGGGEVVALALDIEHAFLEYLDMFYNLGFAGRAMRRMGAIEFVTTIAPGLRDVILTGKIKECAVRVDKSGRRAYDEIVVDAPPTGRIASFLDVTNAMLQVAKGGPIASQAEGVSRLLHSDETMIHLVTLLEALPVQETADAVAELGAADLRIGTVIVNRATEGQLPHELRARAAQGDLDADAIRAGLIAAGITLSDSDFQGLLTETAEHSATLQAQDDSAEELAKVDISRLYLPSLPDGMDLGGLYELAEHLSAQGVR, encoded by the coding sequence GTGCCGCTTTCGGCGGAGACGGGGCTGGACACGCGGTGGCCGAAGCGCGCTGAGCAGGCCCGCTTGCACTACGTCTCCGGCAAGGGAGGCACGGGCAAGTCGACGGTCGCCGCGGCGCTGGCGCTGGCGCTCGCCGCCGGCGGGCGCCGCGTGCTGTTGGTAGAGGTGGAGAGCAGGCAGTCGATCGCGCAGCTGTTCGATCTGCCGCCGCTACCACCGACCGAGACACGGATCGCCACCGCCGACGGTGGCGGCGAAGTGGTCGCGTTGGCCCTCGACATCGAGCACGCCTTCCTCGAATACCTCGATATGTTCTACAACCTGGGCTTCGCAGGGCGGGCGATGCGCAGAATGGGCGCCATCGAGTTCGTCACCACGATCGCACCGGGCCTGCGCGACGTCATCCTGACCGGCAAGATCAAGGAATGCGCGGTCCGGGTGGACAAGTCCGGCCGCCGGGCCTACGACGAGATCGTGGTCGACGCCCCGCCCACCGGTCGCATCGCAAGCTTCCTCGACGTCACCAATGCCATGCTGCAGGTGGCCAAAGGCGGGCCGATCGCCTCGCAGGCCGAGGGCGTTTCGCGGCTGCTGCACTCCGACGAGACCATGATTCACCTGGTCACCCTGCTCGAAGCACTGCCGGTGCAGGAAACCGCCGACGCCGTCGCCGAACTCGGCGCCGCCGACCTGCGTATCGGCACCGTGATCGTGAACCGCGCGACCGAAGGCCAGCTGCCGCATGAGCTGCGCGCCCGGGCCGCCCAAGGCGATCTCGACGCCGACGCCATTCGCGCGGGGCTGATCGCCGCGGGGATCACCTTGTCCGACAGCGACTTCCAAGGCCTGCTCACCGAAACCGCCGAGCATTCCGCCACTCTGCAGGCACAGGACGACAGCGCCGAGGAGCTGGCCAAAGTCGATATCTCCCGGCTCTATCTGCCTTCCCTCCCGGACGGGATGGACCTGGGCGGACTGTACGAACTAGCCGAACATCTCAGCGCGCAGGGAGTCCGATGA